One Coffea arabica cultivar ET-39 chromosome 5c, Coffea Arabica ET-39 HiFi, whole genome shotgun sequence DNA window includes the following coding sequences:
- the LOC140007410 gene encoding uncharacterized protein, with amino-acid sequence MLGIPDRPINLQNMESCNKTGVRQYKKSACPRLRWTPELHEHFVDAVEQLGGKHEATPRRIIQMMGVRGLQVSHVKSHLQMYRSMKKRTTIHLVVPAMLHEKETPDSVVPSPPSKVGKDQEPQIKRKESGSSITCKGKTKTINQGDSLFDSQVIQGSTNCNTLTESQTGIFDFLQAIVECGKEPRLWSSNGRLVSQSSASSNSFDLLPHSSKDSHVNLDLSISPCYHY; translated from the exons ATGTTGGGCATTCCTGATCGTCCAATAAACCTGCAGAATATGGAGAGCTGCAATAAAACTGGCGTTAGGCAGTACAAGAAATCGGCTTGTCCCCGTCTCCGATGGACGCCGGAACTTCATGAGCACTTTGTTGATGCAGTTGAACAACTTGGTGGAAAGCATG AAGCAACACCAAGGAGAATCATTCAAATGATGGGAGTAAGAGGGCTTCAAGTGTCTCATGTCAAAAGTCATCTGCAG ATGTATAGAAGTATGAAGAAAAGGACCACCATTCACCTAGTGGTACCTGCGATGCTGCATGAGAAGGAAACCCCAGATTCTGTAGTTCCGTCCCCTCCCAG CAAAGTTGGCAAAGATCAAGAACCACAAATAAAGAGGAAGGAATCAGGGAGCTCGATCACTTGCAAAGGcaaaactaaaactatcaatCAAGGGGATTCTCTATTCGATTCCCAg GTCATACAAGGTAGTACAAATTGTAATACTTTGACAGAAAGTCAGACcggaatttttgactttttacaaGCCATTGTTGAATGTGGAAAAGAGCCAAGGTTGTGGTCCTCAAATGGTCGTCTAGTCTCGCAGTCTAGTGCCTCGAGCAATTCTTTTGACCTTCTTCCCCATTCTTCCAAGGACAGTCATGTTAACTTGGACTTGTCTATCTCACCATGTTACCACTACTAA
- the LOC113689075 gene encoding uncharacterized protein: METCIKTGIRKYKKSSFPRLRWTPELHEHFVEAVEHLGGKQKATPKRIIQMMGVRGLQMSHVKSHLQMYRSLKKRTTINLVVPAKLHEEQKPDAVVRSPPSKVGIHQEPPTKRKESWSSITCKSKTKTISHGDSQVIQGYTNCNTSRENQNGVCNSLQAIAECGKGRSWWSSNDRLVSQSSASSNSFNLLLHQSSKDNHVNLDLSISSCYHC, from the exons ATGGAGACCTGCATTAAAACTGGCATTAGGAAGTATAAGAAATCGTCTTTTCCACGTCTCCGGTGGACGCCGGAGCTTCATGAGCACTTTGTTGAAGCTGTTGAACACCTTGGTGGAAAGCAAA AAGCAACACCCAAGAGAATCATTCAAATGATGGGTGTAAGAGGGCTTCAGATGTCTCATGTCAAAAGTCATCTGCAG ATGTATAGAAGTCTGAAGAAGAGGACCACCATTAACCTAGTGGTGCCTGCGAAGCTGCATGAGGAGCAGAAACCAGATGCTGTAGTTCGGTCCCCTCCCAG TAAAGTTGGCATACATCAAGAACCACCAACAAAGAGGAAGGAATCTTGGAGCTCGATCACTTGCAAAAGCAAAACTAAGACCATCAGCCATGGGGATTCCCAG GTCATTCAAGGTTATACAAATTGCAATACTTCGAGAGAAAATCAGAATGGAGTTTGTAACTCTTTACAAGCCATTGCTGAATGTGGAAAAGGGAGAAGCTGGTGGTCCTCTAATGATCGTCTAGTCTCGCAATCCAGTGCCTCAAGCAATTCTTTTAATCTTCTTCTTCACCAGTCTAGCAAGGACAATCATGTTAACTTGGACTTGTCTATCTCATCATGTTACCACTGCTAG